From one Mya arenaria isolate MELC-2E11 chromosome 4, ASM2691426v1 genomic stretch:
- the LOC128232691 gene encoding pre-mRNA-processing factor 19-like has translation MALCCAISNEVPEHAVISPVSGHIFERRLIEKYIKDNGLDPITGEKLEIEMLIDVKASPLVKPRPPSFTSIPAILKALQDEWDAVMLHSFTLRQQLQTARQELSHALYQHDAACRVIARLTKEVTAAREALATLKPQAGITAGSYPAPAAPQPVYGAEAGPEAAEQPMEEAGMSDEVLQKLQDKATLLTAERKKRGKTVPEGLATSEDIRSYRQIASQTGLHSASVPGILALDICLKDTSKIVTGGNDKNAVVFNKDTQQVMAILKGHTKKVTSVIYHPDEDLVFTASPDSTIRVWGVQTAQCAQVIRAHDSPVTGISLHATGDYLLSSSVDMHWAFSDIRTGTVLCKVSDASSQNALTCAQFHPDGLIFGTGTEDSMIKVWDLKERINVANFPGHQGPITSIAFSENGYFLATSAEDSVVKLWDLRKLKNFKTIQLDDKYEVRSLAFDQSGTYLAVAGSDVRVYLCKQWQELAVFNDHTAMATGIKFGHNSQFIASSSMDRSVKFFGQ, from the exons atggcgCTTTGCTGTGCGA TTAGTAACGAGGTGCCAGAACATGCAGTGATCAGCCCTGTGTCGGGTCACATCTTCGAACGTCGTCTCATCGAGAAATACATCAAAGACAATGGTCTGGACCCTATCACAGGAGAGAAACTGGAGATTGAGATGCTTATTGATGTTAAAG CATCTCCACTGGTCAAACCAAGACCTCCTTCATTTACAAGTATTCCAGCCATTCTTAAAGCATTGCAAGATGAATGG GATGCTGTCATGCTACACAGTTTCACTTTGAGACAACAATTACAGACAGCTAGACAAG AGTTGTCCCATGCACTTTATCAGCACGATGCTGCTTGTCGTGTAATAGCCCGTCTAACAAAGGAAGTGACTGCAGCCAGAGAAG CCTTGGCGACCCTGAAGCCCCAGGCTGGCATCACTGCTGGCAGCTATCCAGCTCCTGCTGCTCCACAACCT GTGTATGGAGCGGAAGCTGGTCCCGAGGCAGCTGAACAGCCTATGGAGGAGGCGGGCATGTCAGATGAGGTGTTACAGAAACTCCAGGACAAGGCCACCCTCCTCACTGCTGAGAGAAAGAAA CGTGGTAAAACCGTCCCTGAAGGTCTTGCAACAAGTGAAGACATAAGGTCCTACCGACAAATTGCATCTCAGACT GGTCTACACAGTGCCAGTGTGCCTGGTATCCTGGCCCTGGACATCTGCCTGAAGGACACATCCAAGATCGTCACAGGTGGCAACGACAAGAATGCCGTCGTGTTTAACAAGGACACCCAGCAGGTCATGGCCATCCTTAAAGGTCACACCAAGAAGGTCACAAGTGTCATATACCATCCTGATGAG GACCTGGTGTTCACTGCCTCCCCGGACTCGACCATCCGAGTATGGGGCGTGCAGACTGCCCAGTGTGCCCAGGTTATCCGAGCCCACGATTCACCGGTTACTGGCATAAGCCTTCACGCTACGGGCGACTACTTACTCAGCTCCTCTGTTGATATG CACTGGGCTTTCTCTGACATCAGAACTGGCACTGTACTTTGTAAGGTCTCCGATGCTTCATCTCAAAATG CGCTGACATGTGCTCAGTTTCATCCGGATGGCCTGATTTTTGGTACTGGTACTGAGGACTCGATGATAAAGGTTTGGGATCTGAAAGAACGAATCAACGTGGCCAACTTCCCTGGGCACCAGGGACCAATCACCAGCATTGCTTTCTCTGAAAACG GTTATTTCCTTGCAACATCGGCTGAAGACTCTGTGGTGAAACTGTGGGATTTACGTAAACTGAAGAACTTCAAAACTATTCAACTGGATGACAAATATGAG GTGCGTTCCCTTGCCTTTGACCAGAGTGGAACATACTTGGCAGTGGCTGGAAGTGATGTTAG GGTTTACCTGTGTAAGCAGTGGCAGGAGCTGGCAGTCTTTAATGACCACACAGCAATGGCCACAGGCATCAAGTTTGGCCACAACAGTCAGTTTATTGCATCTTCAAGCATGGATAGATCCGTCAAGTTCTTCGGGCAGTGA
- the LOC128231209 gene encoding lysophospholipase D GDPD1-like, which produces MDIESLITMVVLATLAGGYIVASLILLRFPQILHRRKKLLFRPVHISHRGGAGENCENTVTAFKHALAQGSQMLEVDVHLTRDGEVVVSHDGHLKGKFGVDANIADIDLINLPKYKSVMSVDFKPGFTVCCGGDCNIPTLRDVFTKFSSTPINIDIKVHNETLIHKVHELIKEFRREDLSVWGGRASVTTKYLHKLDPSIPLFFSFQNVLSLVIMFYTGLLPFVPIKESTLEIIMPSIAFKSGRFSADLPLKFRVLLRIADTLLMRPALFRHLERRGIQTYLWVLNDDEDYERAFKLGVAGVMTDFPSKLAHFLQEHPQYAAHWRGTDSSTVEEAQCLNSAVNH; this is translated from the exons ATGGACATAGAATCCCTCATCACCATGGTTGTGTTGGCTACACTGGCAGGCGGTTACATAGTTGCATCTCTCATTTTGCTAAGATTTCCACAGATTCTTCATCGGAGGAAAAAGCTTTTATTTCGCCCAGTTCACATAAGTCACAGAGGAg GCGCTGGTGAAAACTGCGAAAACACAGTTACGGCTTTTAAACA TGCGCTGGCGCAAGGTTCTCAGATGCTTGAGGTGGATGTACATTTGACGCGGGACGGAGAGGTGGTTGTATCACATGACGGTCACCTCAAGGGCAAGTTTGGTGTTGACGCCAACATTGCTGACATTGATCTCATA AATCTTCCAAAGTACAAATCTGTGATGTCGGTAGACTTTAAACCAG GTTTTACCGTGTGTTGTGGTGGGGATTGCAATATACCCACACTTCGTGACGTCTTCACCAAATTTTCTAGTACACCAATCAATATTGACATCAAAGTCCACAATGAAACCCTCATTCATAAG GTTCATGAGTTGATCAAGGAGTTTCGGAGAGAGGATCTCAGTGTGTGGGGAGGGAGGGCAAGTGTCACAACCAAATATCTCCATAAACTG gaCCCGAGCATTCCATTGTTTTTCTCTTTCCAAAATGTGCTGTCTCTAGTCATCATGTTCTACACAGGGTTATTGCCCTTCGTGCCAATCAAAGAATCCACGCTGGAAATCATCATGCCAAGTATTGCATTTAA ATCAGGCCGGTTTTCAGCTGATCTACCATTGAAATTCCGAGTGTTGCTCAGGATAGCTGATAC GTTACTAATGAGACCAGCCCTGTTCAGACATTTGGAGAGGAGGGGGATACAG ACTTACCTATGGGTGCTAAACGATGATGAAGATTATGAGCGGGCGTTTAAGCTGGGCGTGGCAGGAGTGATGACAGATTTCCCCTCCAAACTCGCCCACTTTCTACAAGAGCACCCGCAGTATGCAGCCCACTGGCGGGGTACAGATTCAAGCACAGTAGAAGAGGCTCAGTGTCTCAACTCTGCTGTCAACCATTGA
- the LOC128231207 gene encoding ceramide glucosyltransferase-B-like encodes MTVGDIILLSIAIVFLGGCIVSWLIHIIALVYAKVKLHRAAPAVCPEDLQGISVIKPLVGVDSNLYYNLETFFKMTYPKFELLFSVQDEQDPAIMIVQKLIERYPKVDAKLFIGIQYAGPNGKVNNMMKAYQASRYHLVNISDSSIQAPPDNLYDMVGHMTADTGVVLQMPFCCDRKGFAGIYEKVFFGTMQARNMLSAVATGINCSTGMSSLIRKEIVETAGGLDTFAKYLAEDFFLAHEAVLQGYKVKLSNKLAMQNSGMYSVDQFHRRLVRWSQLRVATVPTLIFLEPLSECLLQGLVMSLCFQYVFGLSAMAFFLLHMLLWFLSDYTLLTSCQNGPLPFTKFDFLCAWLLRECTTFYLTLKSHMTSVIVWRHRKYRLKWGGTIEEI; translated from the exons ATGACAGTTGGCGAcattattttactttcaattgcaattgtttttcttgGAGGATGTATAGTATCATGGCTTATTCACATTATAGCTCTTGTTTATGC AAAGGTAAAACTACACCGAGCCGCGCCAGCTGTTTGCCCGGAAGACCTCCAGGGAATCTCTGTGATCAAGCCTCTTGTCGGTGTAGACTCTAACCTGTACTATAACCTGGaaactttctttaaaatgacatacCCTAAG TTTGAGCTGTTATTTTCGGTGCAAGATGAGCAGGACCCAGCAATCATGATTGTTCAAAAGCTCATTGAAAGATACCCCAAAGTGGATGCAAAGCTTTTCATAG GAATTCAGTATGCTGGCCCAAATGGGAAGGTGAACAACATGATGAAAGCTTACCAAGCCTCCCGCTACCATCTCGTCAATATTTCGGACAGCTCAATACAAG CTCCCCCTGACAACCTGTACGACATGGTGGGTCACATGACTGCTGACACGGGTGTCGTCCTCCAGATGCCATTTTGCTGTGACAGAAAGGGCTTCGCTGGCATCTATGAGAAG gtGTTTTTCGGAACAATGCAAGCTCGGAACATGTTGAGCGCGGTTGCCACTGGCATCAACTGTTCTACTGGAATGTCATCTCTAATTCGCAAAGAAATTGTGGAGACTGCGGGAGGACTCGACACGTTTGCCAAGTACCTGGCGGAGGACTTCTTCCTAGCTCATGAAGCAGTCTTACA GGGGTACAAGGTAAAGTTGAGTAACAAGCTGGCTATGCAGAATTCTGGTATGTACAGTGTTGACCAGTTCCACAGGAGGCTGGTGCGCTGGAGCCAGCTCCGGGTGGCCACCGTCCCAACACTCATCTTCCTGGAACCTTTGTCGGAGTGCTTGTTGCAAG GCCTGGTCATGTCTCTGTGTTTCCAGTACGTGTTTGGCCTCTCGGCAATGGCATTCTTCCTGCTTCACATGCTGCTCTGGTTTCTTTCCGACTACACACTTCTCACTTCCTGCCAGAACGGCCCCCTCCCCTTCACCAAGTTTGACTTCCTGTGTGCTTGGCTCCTGCGTGAGTGCACCACATTTTACCTCACTCTGAAATCTCACATGACTTCTGTAATCGTGTGGCGGCATCGAAAGTATCGCCTCAAGTGGGGAGGGACCATTGAGGAAATCTGA